From a region of the Vidua macroura isolate BioBank_ID:100142 chromosome 3, ASM2450914v1, whole genome shotgun sequence genome:
- the LOC128805202 gene encoding zona pellucida sperm-binding protein 2-like isoform X1: MEAVGHLLHRIWLFFLLFWLGQGRQMAPPGFVESSCRSRIFWMKLNKLLLQGKFFQLEIYDPYSGPVLLDEKLASRCGYVLTEDVWGNPVFRASVLGCHVANEADELFSLTVNIKVSSFSSMRAAVTYTYPMYCSYASWASREIMCEENYMEVSVKTDVPAVSNDYTVAWMSALPETQNVAYQQWQLMFVSPSGRKRITVSDAVKLGYSFNNSLSRVYLRAPYHSNESDVSVVSGVNMNMITSTSMYRQRWLLLLIDTTVSCPVDGISFTNTTLTWTVPRVIPTLVVQESTFLSKSIVMGVDDQVIVNPEEMNYLLEYNETHIRITIPIGAGGGKLESSITGGVYGVIYCIDLFLEHTWTDADWQTTKYTVIKSITTPFMPQIPTVINNTVPEERLFNVAFGHFLPDVSLVAITVGNVPFSLREAQHHGFKIYETPFSNGTKAFILEVSFDDPYVLKEYVNRNETKYTLLVNYTLSVGPEMTLYYHSAEVECMIADIEVPEAVGSCDEENLYLTLPTFGLHQYWDLYLGNKLLNRHLAHTNGYLAATNSTHLILQIPLFAGGLIYEEVSFQKIKARFDVALRKVRTMETLQMFSISCSFNSSAFIICHPDGTIMVSAQMKTVPAIDMSKTKLRDSSCKPREYNEAHAFFKFHVTTCGTSVRFEGDHIIYENEISYEKETLPGQSIPTITRDPDYRLTVLCYYQAKETLVLGAFSRDLATSPPFGSGTMFPRSNTAAYRRVRQALNVVSRVSKDESFMEFYGPSMAILKQPMEPVFLEVELKDESPSVELYLENCWVTTSPDFNNTPRWNITVDGQVIDGSEFAAEFCPVHVSPRVRHPSHFKRLAVRTLAQQLEQVYVHCSVAACSPTNTQPGSTCRGQCSSSREKKGFPGHPSHSLQGYVLAGPVWIVAPDRR, translated from the exons ATGGAGGCTGTGGGTCACTTGCTACACAG GATCTGGCTGTTTTTCTTACTGTTCTGGCTGGGACAAGGGAGGCAGATGGCTCCCCCAG GTTTTGTAGAGAGCAGTTGCCGCTCCAGAATTTTTTGGATGAAACTGAATAAACTCTTGCTCCAGGGAAAGTTCTTCCAGCTGGAAATCTATG ATCCTTATTCTGGTCCTGTTCTGCTGGATGAGAAATTAGCATCTCGCTGTGGCTATGTCCTGACAGAAGATGTGTGGGGCAATCCCGTCTTCCGTGCCTCAGTGCTCGGCTGTCACGTGGCCAATGAG GCAGATGAGCTGTTTTCACTGACTGTGAACATCAAGGTCTCCTCATTTTCAAGCATGAGGGCAGCTGTCACTTACACGTACCCTATGTACTGCTCCTATGCATCCTGGGCTTCAAGAGAAATCATGTGCGAAGAAAACTACATGGAG gtgtcagTGAAGACTGATGTCCCAGCGGTTTCAAATGACTACACCGTAGCATGGATGTCAGCACTGCCAGAG ACTCAAAATGTTGCATACCAGCAATGGCAACTGATGTTTGTTTCTCCATCAGGGAGAAAGAGAATAACAGTAAGTGATGCAGTAAAACTGGGCTACAGCTTCAATAACAGCCTGTCCCGAGTGTACCTGCGAGCGCCCTACCACAGCAATGAGTCTGACGTCAGCGTG GTCAGTGGTGTAAATATGAACATGATCACTTCCACTTCCATGTACAGGCAGCGGTGGCTGCTTTTGTTGATTGACACAACTGTCTCCTGTCCTGTTG ATGGCATCAGCTTCACCAATACCACGCTAACATGGACTGTGCCAAGAGTTATCCCCACACTAGTGGTCCAGGAATCCACCTTTCTGTCTAAAAGCATTGTAATGGGAGTGGATGATCAAGTCATAGTGAATCCAGAAGAGATGAACTACTTACTGGAGTACAACGAGACACACATCAGAATAACCATCCCTattggagcaggaggaggcaaGCTAGAG AGCTCCATAACTGGTGGTGTGTATGGAGTCATTTACTGCATTGACCTGTTTCTGGAGCACACATGGACGGATGCAGATTGGCAAACCACGAAGTATACAGTCATCAAATCCATCACCACACCTTTCATGCCACAAATACCAACTGTTATCAACA ATACTGTGCCAGAGGAACGGCTATTTAATGTTGCATTTGGAcattttcttcctgatgtcTCTCTGGTGGCAATCACAGTAGGAAATGTGCCATTTTCCCTGAGGGAAGCACAGCACCACGGCTTCAAGATTTATGAAACTCCCTTTTCTAATGGAACAAAAGCATTTATCCTGGAAGTCTCTTTTGATGATCCATATGTTCTGAAAGAG TATGTGaatagaaatgaaacaaaatacacCCTTCTGGTCAACTACACCCTTAGTGTGGGTCCAGAGATGACACTCTACTATCATTCGGCAGAGGTGGAGTGCATGATTGCTGATATTG AAGTACCAGAAGCAGTTGGTTCCTGTGATGAAGAAAACCTGTATCTAACCCTGCCCACTTTTGGCTTGCACCAGTACTGGGACCTGTACCTTGGCAACAAGCTCCTGAACCGGCACCTTGCCCACACCAATGGGTACCTTGCAGCTACCAACTCCACACACCTGATCTTGCAAATACCTCTGTTTGCTGGGGGGCTCATCTATGAG GAAGTGtcctttcagaaaattaaagcaAGGTTTGATGTTGCCCTAAGGAAAGTGAGAACTATGGAGACCTTACAGATGTTCTCCATTAGCTGCAGTTTTAATTCTTCAGCATTTATAA TATGCCACCCAGATGGTACCATAATGGTATCTGCCCAAATGAAGACAGTTCCTGCCATTGACATGAGTAAAACCAAGCTAAGGGATAGCTCCTGCAAGCCTAGAGAGTATAATGAAGCCCATGCCTTCTTCAAGTTCCATGTCACTACCTGTGGCACTTCAGTAAGG TTTGAAGGTGACCACATTATTTATGAGAATGAAATCTCTTATGAGAAAGAGACTCTTCCAGGACAGAGCATACCAACAATCACAAGAGATCCAGACTACAG ACTAACAGTCTTGTGCTACTACCAAGCAAAAGAGACCCTAGTGCTTGGTGCCTTCTCCAGGGACCTGGCCACATCTCCTCCCTTTGGCTCTGGGACAATGTTTCCACGTTCAAATACTGCAG cttACAGAAGGGTAAGACAAGCTCTGAATGTAGTTTCAAGAGTGTCCAAAG ATGAATCCTTCATGGAGTTCTATGGGCCCAGCATGGCAATACTCAAACAACCCATGGAGCCTGTGTTTCTTGAGGTGGAGCTGAAGGATGAGAGCCCCAGTGTTGAGTTATATCTGGAAAACTGCTGGGTAACCACATCTCCAGACTTCAACAACACCCCAAGATGGAACATCACTGTGGATGGGCAAGTT ATTGATGGCAGTGAGTTTGCTGCAGAGTTCTGCCCGGTACATGTTAGCCCCAGGGTGAGACACCCTTCTCACTTTAAAAGGCTGGCAGTAAGGACCCTGGCACAGCAACTGGAACAG gTGTATGTGCACTGTTCGGTGGCAGCGTGCTCTCCTACCAACACACAAcctggcagcacctgcagaGGACAGTGCAGCTCAAGCAGGGAGAAGAAGG GCTTTCCAGGTCACCCTTCTCACAGTCTCCAGGGCTATGTACTTGCTGGACCAGTATGGATTGTTGCTCCAGATCGAAGATGA
- the LOC128805202 gene encoding zona pellucida sperm-binding protein 2-like isoform X2 → MEAVGHLLHRIWLFFLLFWLGQGRQMAPPGFVESSCRSRIFWMKLNKLLLQGKFFQLEIYDPYSGPVLLDEKLASRCGYVLTEDVWGNPVFRASVLGCHVANEVSVKTDVPAVSNDYTVAWMSALPETQNVAYQQWQLMFVSPSGRKRITVSDAVKLGYSFNNSLSRVYLRAPYHSNESDVSVVSGVNMNMITSTSMYRQRWLLLLIDTTVSCPVDGISFTNTTLTWTVPRVIPTLVVQESTFLSKSIVMGVDDQVIVNPEEMNYLLEYNETHIRITIPIGAGGGKLESSITGGVYGVIYCIDLFLEHTWTDADWQTTKYTVIKSITTPFMPQIPTVINNTVPEERLFNVAFGHFLPDVSLVAITVGNVPFSLREAQHHGFKIYETPFSNGTKAFILEVSFDDPYVLKEYVNRNETKYTLLVNYTLSVGPEMTLYYHSAEVECMIADIEVPEAVGSCDEENLYLTLPTFGLHQYWDLYLGNKLLNRHLAHTNGYLAATNSTHLILQIPLFAGGLIYEEVSFQKIKARFDVALRKVRTMETLQMFSISCSFNSSAFIICHPDGTIMVSAQMKTVPAIDMSKTKLRDSSCKPREYNEAHAFFKFHVTTCGTSVRFEGDHIIYENEISYEKETLPGQSIPTITRDPDYRLTVLCYYQAKETLVLGAFSRDLATSPPFGSGTMFPRSNTAAYRRVRQALNVVSRVSKDESFMEFYGPSMAILKQPMEPVFLEVELKDESPSVELYLENCWVTTSPDFNNTPRWNITVDGQVIDGSEFAAEFCPVHVSPRVRHPSHFKRLAVRTLAQQLEQVYVHCSVAACSPTNTQPGSTCRGQCSSSREKKGFPGHPSHSLQGYVLAGPVWIVAPDRR, encoded by the exons ATGGAGGCTGTGGGTCACTTGCTACACAG GATCTGGCTGTTTTTCTTACTGTTCTGGCTGGGACAAGGGAGGCAGATGGCTCCCCCAG GTTTTGTAGAGAGCAGTTGCCGCTCCAGAATTTTTTGGATGAAACTGAATAAACTCTTGCTCCAGGGAAAGTTCTTCCAGCTGGAAATCTATG ATCCTTATTCTGGTCCTGTTCTGCTGGATGAGAAATTAGCATCTCGCTGTGGCTATGTCCTGACAGAAGATGTGTGGGGCAATCCCGTCTTCCGTGCCTCAGTGCTCGGCTGTCACGTGGCCAATGAG gtgtcagTGAAGACTGATGTCCCAGCGGTTTCAAATGACTACACCGTAGCATGGATGTCAGCACTGCCAGAG ACTCAAAATGTTGCATACCAGCAATGGCAACTGATGTTTGTTTCTCCATCAGGGAGAAAGAGAATAACAGTAAGTGATGCAGTAAAACTGGGCTACAGCTTCAATAACAGCCTGTCCCGAGTGTACCTGCGAGCGCCCTACCACAGCAATGAGTCTGACGTCAGCGTG GTCAGTGGTGTAAATATGAACATGATCACTTCCACTTCCATGTACAGGCAGCGGTGGCTGCTTTTGTTGATTGACACAACTGTCTCCTGTCCTGTTG ATGGCATCAGCTTCACCAATACCACGCTAACATGGACTGTGCCAAGAGTTATCCCCACACTAGTGGTCCAGGAATCCACCTTTCTGTCTAAAAGCATTGTAATGGGAGTGGATGATCAAGTCATAGTGAATCCAGAAGAGATGAACTACTTACTGGAGTACAACGAGACACACATCAGAATAACCATCCCTattggagcaggaggaggcaaGCTAGAG AGCTCCATAACTGGTGGTGTGTATGGAGTCATTTACTGCATTGACCTGTTTCTGGAGCACACATGGACGGATGCAGATTGGCAAACCACGAAGTATACAGTCATCAAATCCATCACCACACCTTTCATGCCACAAATACCAACTGTTATCAACA ATACTGTGCCAGAGGAACGGCTATTTAATGTTGCATTTGGAcattttcttcctgatgtcTCTCTGGTGGCAATCACAGTAGGAAATGTGCCATTTTCCCTGAGGGAAGCACAGCACCACGGCTTCAAGATTTATGAAACTCCCTTTTCTAATGGAACAAAAGCATTTATCCTGGAAGTCTCTTTTGATGATCCATATGTTCTGAAAGAG TATGTGaatagaaatgaaacaaaatacacCCTTCTGGTCAACTACACCCTTAGTGTGGGTCCAGAGATGACACTCTACTATCATTCGGCAGAGGTGGAGTGCATGATTGCTGATATTG AAGTACCAGAAGCAGTTGGTTCCTGTGATGAAGAAAACCTGTATCTAACCCTGCCCACTTTTGGCTTGCACCAGTACTGGGACCTGTACCTTGGCAACAAGCTCCTGAACCGGCACCTTGCCCACACCAATGGGTACCTTGCAGCTACCAACTCCACACACCTGATCTTGCAAATACCTCTGTTTGCTGGGGGGCTCATCTATGAG GAAGTGtcctttcagaaaattaaagcaAGGTTTGATGTTGCCCTAAGGAAAGTGAGAACTATGGAGACCTTACAGATGTTCTCCATTAGCTGCAGTTTTAATTCTTCAGCATTTATAA TATGCCACCCAGATGGTACCATAATGGTATCTGCCCAAATGAAGACAGTTCCTGCCATTGACATGAGTAAAACCAAGCTAAGGGATAGCTCCTGCAAGCCTAGAGAGTATAATGAAGCCCATGCCTTCTTCAAGTTCCATGTCACTACCTGTGGCACTTCAGTAAGG TTTGAAGGTGACCACATTATTTATGAGAATGAAATCTCTTATGAGAAAGAGACTCTTCCAGGACAGAGCATACCAACAATCACAAGAGATCCAGACTACAG ACTAACAGTCTTGTGCTACTACCAAGCAAAAGAGACCCTAGTGCTTGGTGCCTTCTCCAGGGACCTGGCCACATCTCCTCCCTTTGGCTCTGGGACAATGTTTCCACGTTCAAATACTGCAG cttACAGAAGGGTAAGACAAGCTCTGAATGTAGTTTCAAGAGTGTCCAAAG ATGAATCCTTCATGGAGTTCTATGGGCCCAGCATGGCAATACTCAAACAACCCATGGAGCCTGTGTTTCTTGAGGTGGAGCTGAAGGATGAGAGCCCCAGTGTTGAGTTATATCTGGAAAACTGCTGGGTAACCACATCTCCAGACTTCAACAACACCCCAAGATGGAACATCACTGTGGATGGGCAAGTT ATTGATGGCAGTGAGTTTGCTGCAGAGTTCTGCCCGGTACATGTTAGCCCCAGGGTGAGACACCCTTCTCACTTTAAAAGGCTGGCAGTAAGGACCCTGGCACAGCAACTGGAACAG gTGTATGTGCACTGTTCGGTGGCAGCGTGCTCTCCTACCAACACACAAcctggcagcacctgcagaGGACAGTGCAGCTCAAGCAGGGAGAAGAAGG GCTTTCCAGGTCACCCTTCTCACAGTCTCCAGGGCTATGTACTTGCTGGACCAGTATGGATTGTTGCTCCAGATCGAAGATGA